A genomic window from Coregonus clupeaformis isolate EN_2021a unplaced genomic scaffold, ASM2061545v1 scaf0066, whole genome shotgun sequence includes:
- the LOC121533163 gene encoding 26S proteasome non-ATPase regulatory subunit 12, with amino-acid sequence MSENMSAEVERSERSDGKLVKMEVDYSSTVDTRLPECAKMAKEGRLQEAVESLLSLEKQTRTASDMVSTSRILVAIVQMCYEAKDMDALNENIMLLSKRRSQLKGAVAKMVQECYKYVDTVTDLTIKLRLIDTLRTVTAGKIYVEIERARLTKTLANIKEQHGEVKEAAAILQELQVETYGSMEKKEKVEFILEQMRLCIAVKDYIRTQIISKKINTKFFTEDGTEESKLKYYNLMIQVDQHEGSYLSICKHYRAIYDTPCILEDGSKWQQALKSVVLYVILAPYDNEQSDLVHRINEDKKLEEIPKYKDLLKQFTTMELMRWASLVEDYGKELREGSPDSPATDVFNCSEEGEKRWKDLKNRVVEHNIRIMAKYYTRITMKRMAGLLDLSIDESEEFLSNLVVNKTIYAKVDRLAGIINFQRPKDPNDLLNDWSHKLNSLMSLVNKTTHLIAKEEMIHNLQ; translated from the exons ATGTCGGAAAACATGTCTGCAGAGGTGGAGCGATCAGAAAGATCAGATGGCAAGcttgtgaagatggaggttgactaCAGTTCAACTGTAGATACACGTCTACCGGAGTGTGCCAAAATGGCAAAA GAAGGTAGGCTGCAGGAGGCCGTTGAAAGCCTCTTGTCGCTGGAGAAGCAAACAAGAACG GCTTCTGACATGGTGTCAACCTCCAGAATCCTGGTGGCCATTGTGCAGATGTGCTATGAAGCGAAGGACATGGACGCCCTGAATGAAAACATCATGCTGCTCTCTAAAAGGAGGAGTCAGCTCAAAGGG GCTGTTGCTAAGATGGTGCAAGAATGTTACAAGTACGTAGATACCGTGACAGACCTGACCATTAAGCTGAGACTCATTGACACACTACGCACAGTGACCGCTGGCAAG ATCTATGTAGAGATTGAGCGGGCCAGGCTGACCAAAACATTGGCAAACATCAAGGAGCAGCATGGCGAGGTCAAAGAGGCCGCAGCAATCCTCCAAGAGCTGCAG GTGGAGACTTACGGCTCCATGGAGAAGAAAGAGAAGGTGGAGTTCATCCTGGAGCAAATGAGGCTGTGCATCGCCGTCAAGGACTACATCCGCACCCAGATCATCAGCAAGAAGATCAACACCAAGTTCTTTACAGAGGACGGCACTGAG GAGTCTAAGCTGAAGTATTACAATCTGATGATCCAAGTAGACCAGCACGAGGGATCTTACTTGTCCATCTGCAAACACTACCGTGCCATCTACGATACCCCCTGCATTCTGGAGGATGGCTCCAAATGGCAGCAG GCCCTGAAAAGTGTTGTGCTGTACGTGATACTGGCTCCCTATGACAATGAGCAGTCCGACCTGGTGCACAGAATCAACGAAGACAAGAAATTGGAAGAAATCCCCAAATACAA GGACCTCCTGAAGCAGTTCACCACCATGGAGCTGATGCGTTGGGCCTCCCTGGTGGAGGATTATGGGAAGGAGCTGAGGGAGGGCTCCCCCGACAGCCCGGCCACCGACGtattcaactgttcagaggagggcGAGAAGAGGTGGAAGGACCTCAAGAATAGAGTGGTGGAGCAC AATATAAGAATTATGGCCAAATATTACACAAGGATCACAATGAAGAGGATGGCTGGACTCCTGGACCTCTCCATCGAT GagtctgaggagttcctctccAACCTGGTGGTGAACAAAACCATCTACGCCAAGGTGGACAGGCTAGCCGGCATCATCAACTTCCAGAGACCGAAGGACCCCAACGACCTGCTCAATGACTGGTCCCACAAACTGAACTCCCTCATGTCCCTGGTCAACAAAACCACACATCTCATCGCCAAAGAGGAGATGATCCACAACCTGCAGTGA